The following proteins are encoded in a genomic region of Archangium lipolyticum:
- a CDS encoding glycosyltransferase family 1 protein — protein MQRSHGRNDTGSGLPDLVCLSHLRWNFVFQRPQHLMSRFARERRVFFVEEPVWGPGPTRLEAARSPEGVWVATPHIHVGGSTQVTPDPPPGTRMDPDVLAAVQRELLHALLEDQDVNEFVLWYYTPMALAFSAHLRPRAVVYDCMDELSAFSGAPPLLVQREVELLRRADVMFTGGHHLYESKRAHHPNVHPFPSSVDVPHFAQARLGPADPPDQAALPHPRIGFCGVIDERMDLALLEGVARARPDWQLVMVGPVVKISPDSLPRLPNIHYLGGKHYKELPAYLAGWDVAMLPFARTTATRFLSPTKTPEYLAAGKPVVSTSIRDVVRPYGELGLVRIADTPEDFVRAVEENLSQSREEWLPKVDAFLSRLSWDHTWSGMKGHIDKAVAARRRWGMGTSSESWPEM, from the coding sequence TTCAGCGCCCTCAGCACCTGATGTCGCGCTTCGCTCGCGAGCGCCGCGTCTTCTTCGTGGAGGAGCCTGTCTGGGGCCCTGGCCCCACCCGGCTGGAGGCGGCTCGCTCACCCGAGGGGGTCTGGGTGGCGACGCCCCACATCCACGTGGGGGGCTCCACTCAGGTGACGCCGGATCCACCGCCGGGCACCCGGATGGACCCCGACGTCCTGGCGGCCGTGCAGCGCGAGCTGCTCCATGCGCTGCTCGAGGACCAGGACGTGAACGAGTTCGTGCTCTGGTATTACACCCCGATGGCCCTGGCCTTCTCGGCGCATTTGCGGCCGCGGGCCGTGGTCTACGACTGCATGGACGAGCTGTCCGCCTTCAGTGGCGCACCGCCTCTGCTGGTGCAGCGCGAGGTGGAGCTGCTGCGCCGTGCGGACGTCATGTTCACCGGCGGCCATCACCTCTACGAGTCCAAGCGGGCGCACCACCCGAACGTCCATCCCTTCCCGAGCAGCGTGGACGTGCCGCACTTCGCGCAGGCCCGTCTGGGACCCGCCGACCCTCCCGACCAGGCCGCCCTGCCGCATCCGCGGATCGGCTTCTGCGGGGTCATCGACGAGCGGATGGATCTGGCGCTGCTGGAGGGCGTTGCCCGGGCACGCCCGGACTGGCAGCTGGTGATGGTGGGGCCAGTGGTGAAGATCTCCCCCGACAGCCTGCCGCGCCTGCCCAACATCCACTACCTGGGCGGGAAGCACTACAAGGAGCTGCCGGCGTACCTCGCTGGCTGGGACGTGGCCATGCTGCCTTTCGCACGTACCACGGCCACGCGCTTCCTCAGCCCGACCAAGACACCCGAGTACCTCGCGGCGGGCAAGCCCGTGGTGTCCACCTCCATCCGGGACGTGGTGCGCCCCTACGGAGAGCTGGGCCTGGTGCGCATCGCGGACACGCCGGAGGACTTCGTCCGGGCGGTGGAGGAGAACCTGTCCCAGTCGCGCGAGGAGTGGCTGCCGAAGGTGGACGCATTCCTCTCGCGCCTCTCCTGGGACCACACCTGGAGCGGGATGAAGGGCCACATCGACAAGGCGGTGGCGGCGCGCCGCCGGTGGGGCATGGGCACCTCGTCGGAGTCCTGGCCGGAGATGTGA